In Juglans microcarpa x Juglans regia isolate MS1-56 chromosome 4S, Jm3101_v1.0, whole genome shotgun sequence, a single window of DNA contains:
- the LOC121262757 gene encoding anaphase-promoting complex subunit 7-like, with protein sequence MLFDILLQVGLILLMIYLFLAMHGIPNKVLSKIRYRNRADFQAKRHFVLGAQLLARARSSKNRSDSTSLAKEALEEAEKAIAFDPKDAAAHILKSLALDFQGFKTSALDSLDAALSPLCAKSLSDQERGDALFKRAELKVAIARRGRTDSAVADLEDAVTLSPENAKAFRLLGECYEGKKMKEEAKKAYEDALRVEPELTAAREALDRLGS encoded by the coding sequence ATGTTGTTCGATATTCTTCTACAAGTGGGTTTAATCCTCTTGATGATTTACTTGTTCCTCGCTATGCACGGAATTCCCAACAAGGTCCTATCCAAGATCCGGTACCGCAACCGTGCCGACTTCCAAGCCAAGCGACACTTCGTCCTCGGCGCCCAGCTACTCGCCCGCGCCAGATCCTCCAAGAATCGCTCCGATTCCACCTCTCTGGCCAAAGAGGCCCTGGAAGAGGCCGAAAAGGCCATCGCGTTTGACCCGAAGGACGCCGCGGCTCACATCCTCAAGTCCCTGGCTCTCGACTTCCAGGGCTTCAAGACTTCCGCCCTCGACTCGCTCGACGCCGCTCTTTCCCCTCTGTGCGCCAAGTCTCTGAGCGATCAGGAGCGAGGGGACGCGCTCTTCAAGAGGGCCGAGTTGAAGGTCGCCATCGCTAGGCGCGGCCGGACCGACTCTGCCGTGGCGGACTTGGAAGACGCGGTGACTCTGAGTCCGGAAAACGCCAAGGCGTTTCGTCTATTAGGGGAGTGTTATgaggggaagaaaatgaaagaggaaGCCAAGAAGGCTTACGAGGATGCCTTAAGGGTCGAACCTGAACTGACCGCAGCTCGCGAGGCACTGGACCGGCTGGGTTCATAG